Proteins from one Clostridiales bacterium genomic window:
- a CDS encoding sulfide/dihydroorotate dehydrogenase-like FAD/NAD-binding protein — translation MFEIVERKDLNSEVVLMKIYAPKISKKAKAGQFIMLRVDEVGERIPLTIADYDRDLGTVTIIFQTVGYTTNKLAHKKKGDNILDFVGPLGRASCFDNAKKVLVVAGGLGAAIAYIKVKELNEAGCDVDVVMGFRNKDLIILEEEMRKVGKKVFITTDDGSNGNKGFVTDEIKNLLKDIKYDLVDVVGPLKMMKAVCDTTKPYGIKTTVSMNPIMIDGTGMCGCCRLTVGGEIKFACVDGPDFDGHKVHFDEIIVRNEMYRDYEKESVKKNNHECNLYKLAKDKEGRDE, via the coding sequence GTGTTTGAGATTGTAGAGAGAAAAGATTTAAATAGCGAAGTTGTTTTGATGAAGATTTACGCACCCAAGATATCTAAAAAGGCAAAAGCAGGTCAGTTTATAATGTTAAGAGTTGATGAAGTAGGTGAGAGAATACCACTAACCATAGCTGATTATGATAGAGACTTGGGTACTGTAACAATAATATTTCAGACGGTAGGTTATACAACCAATAAGTTGGCGCACAAAAAGAAAGGGGATAACATATTGGATTTTGTGGGCCCATTGGGTAGGGCATCGTGTTTTGATAATGCAAAAAAAGTTTTAGTTGTTGCAGGAGGGTTAGGTGCCGCTATTGCATACATAAAAGTAAAAGAATTGAATGAAGCGGGATGCGATGTTGATGTTGTTATGGGATTTAGAAATAAAGATTTGATTATATTAGAAGAAGAGATGCGAAAAGTAGGGAAAAAAGTATTTATAACAACAGATGATGGATCTAATGGTAATAAAGGATTTGTTACAGATGAAATAAAGAATCTTTTAAAGGATATTAAATATGATTTAGTTGATGTAGTAGGTCCACTTAAGATGATGAAAGCTGTTTGTGATACAACTAAGCCATATGGTATTAAGACAACAGTTAGTATGAATCCTATAATGATAGATGGTACAGGTATGTGTGGTTGTTGTAGACTTACAGTAGGAGGAGAAATAAAATTTGCATGTGTAGATGGTCCGGACTTTGATGGGCACAAAGTACATTTTGATGAAATTATTGTAAGAAATGAAATGTATAGAGATTATGAAAAAGAGTCGGTTAAGAAGAATAATCATGAATGCAATTTGTATAAGTTGGCTAAAGATAAGGAGGGTAGAGATGAGTGA
- a CDS encoding helix-hairpin-helix domain-containing protein, translated as MVIEGLNKKNITLVIIILCMIAIVIGYEALGKKNECEVLVEQNNKGTEEREEEKIEVYILGCVKNPGTYEVPKNSTVEKVAKKAGGFTEGADLERVNLVYKIKDNMMIFIKDKKDREKEVKPLETRIIVYEREKPLERESKNKNQKIKCRVETENVSLKENCTNEEKENIGEKNLSIQKHYEDNQKDLASSKEDLLTKEDFGRLIEKKTEKISNKKTEKVKEQESGIKIVRGLYAEETDKKNVSQVNINTANKDELMLLPGIGSSMADKIIKYREENGEFNEKEELRNVSGMGENKFKGIKDSIVL; from the coding sequence ATGGTCATAGAAGGATTGAATAAAAAAAACATAACGCTAGTGATAATTATATTGTGTATGATAGCAATTGTTATAGGATATGAAGCGTTAGGCAAGAAGAATGAATGTGAAGTTTTAGTAGAGCAAAATAATAAAGGTACTGAAGAAAGAGAAGAAGAGAAAATAGAAGTATATATTTTGGGATGTGTAAAAAATCCAGGGACGTACGAGGTGCCTAAAAATTCAACAGTGGAGAAAGTTGCAAAAAAAGCAGGGGGATTTACAGAAGGAGCGGACTTAGAGAGAGTAAATTTGGTATATAAAATAAAAGATAATATGATGATTTTTATAAAAGATAAAAAGGACAGAGAAAAAGAAGTAAAACCGCTTGAGACTAGGATTATTGTATACGAAAGAGAAAAGCCTTTGGAGAGAGAATCAAAAAATAAGAACCAAAAAATAAAATGTAGAGTAGAAACTGAGAATGTGTCCCTAAAAGAGAATTGTACTAATGAAGAGAAAGAGAATATAGGAGAAAAAAATTTAAGTATACAAAAGCATTATGAAGATAATCAAAAAGATTTAGCTTCCTCAAAAGAAGATTTATTAACGAAGGAAGATTTTGGCCGTTTGATTGAGAAAAAAACTGAGAAAATTAGTAATAAAAAAACTGAAAAAGTAAAAGAACAAGAGTCAGGTATAAAAATAGTAAGAGGGTTATATGCAGAAGAAACAGATAAAAAGAATGTTTCACAGGTTAATATAAACACAGCGAATAAAGATGAGCTTATGTTACTACCTGGAATTGGATCTTCTATGGCGGACAAAATTATAAAGTATAGAGAAGAAAATGGAGAATTTAATGAGAAAGAAGAGCTTAGGAATGTATCTGGCATGGGAGAAAATAAGTTTAAAGGTATAAAAGATAGTATAGTTTTGTAA
- a CDS encoding phage holin family protein: MSNNYSVSSSDNFSFVHFVVRFVIAAVVLGITAFFTPGFTIAGIIPLLIGAIVIALLDFLILKISGVNASAFGRGFSGFLLSAIIIYMTQFFVSGYSVSLWGALIGAIIYGVVDAIIPGKATL; this comes from the coding sequence GTGTCTAACAATTATAGTGTCTCATCTTCAGACAATTTTTCTTTTGTACATTTTGTCGTTAGATTTGTAATAGCTGCAGTTGTTCTTGGAATAACAGCATTTTTTACTCCAGGCTTTACAATTGCCGGGATCATTCCATTATTAATAGGAGCTATAGTTATTGCACTACTTGATTTTTTAATACTAAAAATATCTGGCGTTAATGCAAGTGCTTTTGGCAGAGGATTTTCCGGATTCCTTTTGTCCGCCATAATAATTTATATGACTCAATTTTTTGTTTCTGGGTACTCAGTTTCTCTTTGGGGTGCACTTATAGGAGCTATAATTTATGGAGTTGTAGATGCAATTATCCCAGGAAAAGCCACACTGTAA
- the gltA gene encoding NADPH-dependent glutamate synthase produces the protein MSDLSKRVVMPERDHNVRNKDFKEVASGYTEEMAIKEARRCLNCKTKPCVVGCPLNINIPEFIHLVAQGEFEKASYELKKQNVMPAVCGRVCDQEHQCEGVCLRGKKGESIAIGRLERFVADFVLNKGEIKPEINIAKKNKKVAVVGSGPSGLACAKSMYMYGYDVTIFEALHVAGGVLMYGIPEFRLPKDIVRAQIDEIKRLGIKIETNMVIGKVLSIDDLFEEGYSAVYIGTGAGLPKFMGIDGENANGVYSANEFLTRINLMEAKRFPEYDTPVCVGDSLAVIGGGNVAMDVARTAKRMGCKNVYVIYRRSMDDMPARREEVDHAYHEGVIFKFLKNPKKIIKDDLGKVCALECVDMDQGEVDDKGRRKVYEKVGSEHIIEVDTVVMAIGQSPNNLISNETPDIATTKYGGIVVDQETYMTTKEGVFAGGDVVSGAATVTLAIKAGQDAANKMNEYIIKKG, from the coding sequence ATGAGTGATTTATCAAAGAGGGTAGTTATGCCAGAGCGAGATCATAATGTAAGGAATAAAGATTTTAAAGAGGTTGCTAGTGGATATACTGAAGAAATGGCTATAAAAGAAGCTAGGAGGTGTTTAAATTGTAAGACAAAGCCTTGTGTTGTAGGGTGTCCACTTAACATAAATATACCAGAATTTATACATTTGGTAGCACAGGGTGAGTTTGAAAAAGCAAGTTATGAATTAAAAAAACAAAATGTTATGCCTGCAGTTTGTGGAAGAGTGTGTGATCAGGAACATCAGTGTGAAGGAGTGTGCCTTAGGGGAAAAAAGGGAGAATCTATTGCAATTGGGAGACTGGAGAGGTTTGTTGCTGATTTTGTTTTAAACAAAGGAGAAATAAAGCCAGAGATAAATATAGCTAAAAAGAATAAGAAAGTTGCGGTTGTAGGATCTGGGCCATCTGGGTTAGCATGTGCTAAGAGCATGTACATGTACGGTTATGATGTAACTATATTTGAGGCATTACATGTAGCGGGCGGGGTACTTATGTACGGTATACCTGAGTTTAGATTACCCAAAGATATAGTTAGGGCTCAAATAGATGAGATAAAAAGACTAGGTATAAAGATAGAAACGAATATGGTTATAGGGAAAGTTCTTTCAATAGATGATTTGTTTGAAGAAGGATATAGTGCGGTTTATATAGGAACAGGAGCTGGACTTCCTAAATTTATGGGTATAGACGGAGAGAATGCCAATGGAGTTTATTCAGCAAATGAATTTTTAACGAGGATTAATTTGATGGAGGCAAAACGTTTTCCAGAGTACGATACACCAGTATGCGTGGGCGATAGTCTTGCAGTAATTGGTGGAGGGAATGTAGCAATGGATGTTGCAAGAACAGCAAAGAGAATGGGTTGTAAAAATGTGTATGTTATATATAGAAGATCCATGGATGATATGCCAGCAAGAAGAGAAGAGGTAGATCATGCATATCATGAAGGTGTAATTTTTAAATTTTTAAAGAATCCTAAAAAAATTATAAAAGATGATTTGGGCAAGGTTTGTGCACTGGAATGTGTTGATATGGATCAAGGAGAAGTAGATGATAAAGGAAGAAGAAAAGTTTATGAAAAAGTAGGAAGTGAACATATAATAGAAGTGGACACAGTAGTTATGGCAATAGGTCAGTCTCCAAACAACCTTATAAGTAATGAAACACCTGATATAGCTACAACAAAATATGGAGGTATAGTAGTTGACCAAGAGACATACATGACGACAAAAGAAGGAGTTTTTGCAGGAGGAGATGTTGTGTCAGGGGCTGCCACTGTTACTTTAGCAATAAAAGCAGGACAGGATGCGGCGAATAAAATGAACGAATACATAATCAAAAAAGGTTAG
- a CDS encoding DEAD/DEAH box helicase, with translation MNFEELGICQEVLELLKKNGIKEPTMVQERSIPILRQGKDLIAQAQTGTGKTLAFILPMIEKINFKKDYIQALIVTPTRELAKQITDEAQKYMKDASILLICGGQDIEQQITKIKNGIHIVVGTPGRLVDHIKRKTIDLEKVNILVLDEADLMLDMGFLSEVRDIINHVPKKRQTMLFSATISKGVKILAKKFLNEAERVTIKPKEVMLENIKQIMVRTSEEEKLNALCDALDKMNPFMSMVFCKTRENVIFLNDELGKLGYQCDELRGDMTQRKRERVMKIFKKADLPILISTDIAARGLDIEGVTHVFSYDVPQNVDSYIHRIGRTGRKGQDGVAVTFVTAREEEKFLSIENSIIGDIEKRQYGNIDIESNFFGRRGRKNNRNLGGKHVAKRSKYKRRNANSETSTKNFRYGNRKG, from the coding sequence ATGAATTTTGAAGAATTAGGGATATGTCAAGAAGTGTTAGAGTTATTAAAAAAGAATGGGATAAAAGAGCCAACTATGGTGCAAGAGAGGTCTATACCTATACTAAGGCAAGGTAAAGACTTAATTGCACAAGCTCAAACAGGAACAGGAAAAACACTAGCCTTTATATTACCTATGATAGAAAAAATTAATTTTAAAAAAGATTATATACAAGCCTTGATAGTGACACCTACGCGGGAGTTGGCAAAACAAATAACAGATGAAGCGCAGAAGTATATGAAGGATGCATCAATCTTATTGATATGCGGAGGACAAGATATAGAACAGCAAATAACCAAAATAAAGAATGGTATACATATTGTTGTTGGAACGCCAGGAAGATTGGTAGATCATATAAAGAGAAAGACTATAGATTTAGAAAAAGTAAATATTCTTGTGTTGGATGAGGCAGATCTTATGTTAGACATGGGGTTTTTAAGCGAGGTACGAGATATAATAAATCATGTGCCTAAGAAGAGACAGACCATGTTATTTTCTGCTACCATATCAAAGGGTGTTAAAATTTTGGCTAAAAAATTTTTAAATGAAGCAGAAAGAGTGACAATAAAGCCTAAGGAGGTTATGCTTGAAAATATAAAACAGATAATGGTTCGTACAAGTGAGGAAGAAAAGCTAAATGCGCTTTGTGATGCATTAGACAAGATGAATCCATTTATGTCTATGGTGTTTTGTAAGACTAGAGAAAATGTAATTTTTCTAAATGATGAGTTGGGTAAGTTGGGCTATCAGTGTGATGAATTAAGAGGAGATATGACGCAAAGAAAAAGAGAAAGAGTAATGAAGATTTTTAAAAAGGCGGATTTACCTATTTTGATATCAACAGATATTGCTGCAAGGGGGCTTGATATTGAGGGGGTTACTCATGTATTTAGTTATGATGTTCCACAAAATGTAGATTCTTATATCCATAGGATAGGAAGGACAGGAAGAAAAGGACAGGACGGAGTTGCAGTAACTTTTGTTACAGCAAGGGAAGAGGAAAAATTTCTTAGCATAGAGAATAGCATTATTGGGGATATAGAGAAGAGACAATATGGTAATATAGATATAGAGAGTAATTTTTTTGGCAGGAGAGGAAGAAAAAATAATAGGAATCTGGGTGGAAAACATGTCGCTAAAAGAAGTAAGTATAAAAGACGGAATGCCAACAGTGAGACAAGCACTAAAAATTTTAGATATGGAAATAGAAAAGGCTAG
- a CDS encoding 6,7-dimethyl-8-ribityllumazine synthase translates to MKVYQGELVSKGKRFAIVASRFNELITNKLLGGAIDALKRHGVSEENIEVAWVPGAFEIPLIAKRMAATKKYDAVICVGAVIRGSTPHFDCVASEVSKGVAKVGLDCDMPVVFGVLTTDTIEQAIERAGTKAGNKGFDAAVTAIEMVNLISKI, encoded by the coding sequence ATTAAAGTGTATCAGGGTGAATTGGTGTCTAAGGGAAAAAGGTTTGCGATAGTTGCATCAAGATTCAATGAGCTTATCACAAATAAGCTTTTGGGTGGAGCAATAGATGCCTTAAAAAGGCATGGTGTGTCAGAAGAAAATATAGAGGTTGCGTGGGTACCAGGTGCATTTGAGATACCTCTTATAGCAAAAAGGATGGCGGCTACTAAAAAATATGATGCAGTAATATGCGTTGGTGCAGTGATAAGAGGATCGACGCCACATTTTGACTGTGTAGCAAGTGAGGTGTCAAAGGGAGTGGCCAAAGTAGGCTTAGATTGCGATATGCCAGTTGTGTTTGGAGTACTTACTACAGATACAATAGAGCAGGCGATAGAAAGAGCAGGAACAAAGGCAGGGAATAAAGGATTTGATGCTGCGGTGACAGCGATAGAGATGGTAAATTTAATTTCAAAGATATAG
- a CDS encoding HU family DNA-binding protein, translating into MNKAELVSAMATKSGLSKKDCEAALNALVDTTQRTLAKGGKVILVGFGTFEVRKRSERRGRNPRTGAEMIIPASKVPSFKAGKKFKVLVNK; encoded by the coding sequence ATGAACAAAGCAGAATTAGTTAGTGCTATGGCTACAAAATCAGGACTAAGCAAGAAAGATTGTGAAGCTGCATTAAATGCTCTTGTTGACACAACACAGAGAACTCTAGCTAAGGGTGGCAAAGTTATCTTAGTTGGTTTTGGTACTTTTGAAGTTAGAAAAAGATCCGAAAGAAGAGGAAGAAATCCTAGAACTGGAGCAGAGATGATTATCCCTGCATCTAAGGTTCCATCATTCAAAGCGGGTAAAAAATTCAAAGTTTTAGTAAACAAATAA
- the pulA gene encoding type I pullulanase, with protein MLDFLNFPEDKVTVNFHYKRRDNDYKDWSFWVWERDKFGKDFSPREVEFDKKNAKEDEFGRVLTLSLSKTRRLKKIGFVVKKAQGENRWKEKDGDDRFIPIKKGSNVNVYIIDNEKEFFFNKEDANRYLNSVDRVLPTEKEAVEKIKIKIHYSRYNKDYDGWNIWLWEKDRLSSEKEGREYYFTGEDDYGKYAEFYKGKSEGLTQLGIIIKRNNWEKRDIYINRYIDVTRLNEKGELEVFLLQDEENIVYKREDVDASPKILKSYIDGSNRICAVLNYAIEGEVSINDFKVKDGKEEVEIKGVNQIGYKFYEILTKDELLVTKRYTLLRDGYGESQVSLENRYDSKEFKDLYVYDKEDLGLTYGEERSKFKVWAPTASSIKICLYADGIEGEAIQEIEMDPSENGTWEKTIKGNLKGLFYTYKVNNYGKEREAVDIYAKAVGVNGERGAIVDLKDTDPSGWDKDKGPVLKNIEDAIIYEVHVRDLTIDKNSGVVNKGKFLGLTEKGTKSKEGEKTGLSHIEELGVTHVHLLPIFDFSGVNERVNDGKYNWGYNPENYNVPEGSYSTNAEIPEVRIMECKKAIKALHDKGIGVIMDVVYNHTAKTEDSNFNKIVPGYYHRKNSNGTFSNGSGCGNETSSEREMTGKMIRDSLRYWMKEYHIDGFRFDLMGLHDFNLMNKIREEMDAIKENVILYGEGWTGYEGSALPYELQARREHAWKLDRIGTFNDTLRDAIKGANTESTEREAGFANGAFGKEELIKTSIVAAVKHPQVGIPPKVDSPVKTINYVSAHDNLTLWDKINCTNGGDMESERIKIDKLSAAIVLTSQGIPFIHGGEEFLRTKGGVHNSYNSGDEVNKFDWYRKSKYIDVNNYYKRLIRLRKGHPAFRMTKAEDIQKNITFIDMHIPNVVAYTINNNANGDVFNKIVVIFNANTGSVKVTLPDGVWAKVIDGRKEDITTLECVKNIKLKELKLKHDKSDNELNDNELWVEGRTAVVLADALSVKKELEMKNKIKGSKSGRKVRDTYKTRTELENKKRIDRRRRELERINLEELDNRKRASLEFRR; from the coding sequence TTGTTAGATTTTCTTAATTTTCCAGAGGACAAAGTGACAGTTAATTTTCATTATAAGAGAAGAGATAACGACTACAAAGACTGGAGTTTTTGGGTATGGGAAAGAGATAAGTTTGGCAAAGACTTTTCTCCAAGAGAAGTTGAATTTGATAAAAAAAATGCAAAGGAAGATGAATTTGGTAGGGTTCTTACCTTGTCACTTAGCAAAACGAGAAGATTAAAAAAAATAGGATTTGTAGTAAAAAAGGCGCAAGGAGAAAATCGATGGAAAGAAAAAGATGGAGATGATAGGTTTATACCTATCAAAAAAGGTAGTAATGTTAATGTTTACATTATAGATAATGAGAAAGAGTTTTTCTTTAATAAAGAAGATGCAAATCGATATTTAAACAGCGTAGATAGAGTTTTACCTACTGAAAAAGAGGCAGTGGAGAAAATAAAAATTAAGATTCATTATAGTAGATATAACAAAGATTATGATGGATGGAATATATGGTTGTGGGAAAAAGATAGATTAAGCTCTGAAAAAGAAGGCAGGGAGTACTATTTTACTGGAGAAGACGACTATGGTAAGTACGCTGAATTCTATAAAGGAAAGAGTGAAGGATTAACTCAATTAGGAATTATAATAAAAAGGAATAATTGGGAGAAAAGGGATATCTATATAAACCGTTATATAGATGTAACTAGGCTTAATGAAAAAGGGGAACTTGAGGTCTTTTTGTTACAAGATGAGGAAAATATTGTGTACAAGAGAGAAGACGTTGATGCGTCACCTAAGATACTCAAATCCTATATAGATGGATCTAATAGAATTTGTGCGGTATTAAATTACGCAATAGAAGGCGAAGTTTCCATTAACGATTTTAAAGTAAAAGATGGAAAAGAAGAGGTAGAGATTAAAGGAGTTAATCAGATAGGGTATAAGTTTTATGAAATACTAACAAAAGATGAATTGTTAGTTACAAAAAGGTATACCTTATTAAGGGATGGATATGGAGAAAGTCAAGTATCTTTAGAAAATAGATATGATAGTAAAGAGTTTAAGGATTTGTATGTCTATGATAAAGAAGATTTGGGACTTACATATGGAGAGGAACGTAGTAAATTTAAAGTGTGGGCACCTACAGCAAGTAGTATAAAAATTTGTTTGTATGCAGATGGAATAGAAGGAGAGGCAATACAGGAGATAGAAATGGATCCATCTGAAAATGGGACGTGGGAAAAAACAATAAAAGGAAATTTGAAGGGGTTATTCTACACGTACAAAGTAAATAATTATGGAAAAGAGAGAGAAGCTGTAGACATATATGCAAAAGCAGTAGGCGTAAATGGAGAAAGGGGAGCAATTGTAGACTTAAAGGATACAGATCCTTCAGGTTGGGATAAGGATAAGGGCCCTGTTCTAAAAAACATTGAAGATGCTATAATATATGAAGTGCATGTGAGAGATTTAACAATAGACAAAAATTCGGGAGTTGTTAACAAAGGTAAGTTCTTAGGATTAACAGAGAAGGGAACTAAAAGCAAAGAAGGAGAAAAAACAGGTCTTTCGCACATAGAAGAGTTAGGTGTAACGCATGTGCACTTGTTGCCTATATTTGATTTTAGTGGAGTAAATGAAAGAGTTAATGATGGGAAATATAATTGGGGTTACAATCCAGAAAATTATAATGTTCCAGAAGGCTCATATTCTACCAATGCAGAAATCCCTGAGGTAAGGATAATGGAGTGTAAAAAAGCAATTAAGGCATTACACGATAAGGGTATAGGTGTTATTATGGATGTTGTTTATAATCACACAGCAAAGACGGAGGATTCGAATTTTAATAAGATAGTGCCTGGTTATTATCATAGAAAAAATAGTAATGGTACATTCTCGAATGGGTCAGGTTGTGGTAATGAAACGTCCTCAGAGAGAGAAATGACAGGGAAAATGATAAGAGATTCATTAAGATATTGGATGAAGGAATATCATATTGATGGGTTTAGGTTTGATCTTATGGGATTACATGATTTTAATCTTATGAATAAAATAAGAGAGGAAATGGATGCCATTAAGGAAAATGTCATACTCTATGGAGAGGGATGGACAGGATATGAAGGATCAGCTTTGCCTTATGAGCTCCAAGCAAGGAGAGAACATGCTTGGAAGCTAGATAGAATAGGTACATTTAACGATACTTTAAGGGATGCTATAAAAGGAGCCAATACAGAATCTACAGAAAGAGAAGCAGGTTTTGCAAATGGAGCTTTTGGAAAAGAAGAATTGATAAAAACATCTATTGTGGCAGCTGTAAAACATCCACAGGTTGGTATTCCACCAAAAGTAGATAGTCCAGTGAAGACAATAAACTATGTATCAGCTCACGACAACTTGACATTGTGGGATAAGATAAATTGTACCAATGGAGGAGACATGGAGTCGGAGAGAATAAAAATAGATAAGCTTAGTGCGGCTATAGTGTTGACAAGTCAGGGTATTCCGTTTATCCATGGAGGAGAAGAATTTCTACGTACAAAAGGTGGAGTACATAATAGTTATAATTCTGGAGATGAAGTCAATAAATTTGACTGGTATAGAAAATCTAAATATATAGATGTTAATAATTACTATAAAAGGCTTATAAGACTTAGAAAGGGACATCCTGCGTTTAGAATGACAAAGGCGGAGGATATACAAAAAAATATAACCTTTATTGATATGCATATTCCAAATGTGGTTGCCTACACAATAAATAACAATGCAAATGGTGATGTATTCAATAAAATAGTTGTCATATTCAATGCCAATACAGGTAGTGTAAAAGTAACATTACCTGATGGAGTGTGGGCGAAGGTTATAGATGGACGAAAAGAAGATATAACGACGCTTGAATGTGTTAAAAATATCAAGTTAAAGGAATTAAAGTTAAAGCATGATAAAAGTGACAATGAGCTAAATGATAATGAACTTTGGGTAGAAGGTAGAACTGCTGTAGTATTAGCTGATGCCCTGAGTGTAAAAAAGGAACTTGAAATGAAAAATAAGATAAAAGGTTCAAAATCAGGTAGAAAAGTGAGAGATACATATAAGACTAGGACAGAGCTTGAAAATAAGAAACGAATAGATAGAAGAAGAAGAGAACTAGAACGCATAAATCTAGAAGAGCTTGATAATAGAAAAAGAGCTAGTTTGGAATTTAGGAGATAG
- a CDS encoding CapA family protein: MKKILRSKLSLIICLLLLILSFATVGIVKTIKHDPVVTASTQDNILNTLDVQKPIQVISTAKIGSMGDLLIHSPILRAFCDSTSQSYNFEKIFTYITPYVKDLDYAAIDLEGSLAGSRFSGYPLFRCPDNMIDSAKASGFKLFLTANNHSNDAGEKGFFRTIEILRQKNVDFIGTRGNVSDKNYIIQDINGIRVAMVNYTYGTINDNGIASVNGLSLSKETSPLINVFDYNRLDKFYSEQEKLLERIRKDNAHAIVYFMHWGSEYQTEENNFQRSIAKKLSDLGVDVIVGGHPHVIQPIDIIHSDLSNKDTVCIYSLGNAVSNQRKSLMDLKTGHTEDGVLFSFTFTKYSDDSVMLTSVDVMPTWVNLYVEQEKHTYQIIPLDKQKDWATQFNMSSQSCEMAQKSYDRTMDIVSQGLTKAKDIINKNVIDTHPNLHE, from the coding sequence ATGAAAAAAATACTCAGATCAAAATTATCATTAATTATTTGTCTGCTTCTTTTGATACTTTCTTTCGCTACTGTTGGTATAGTTAAAACAATAAAACATGATCCAGTCGTTACCGCCTCAACACAAGATAATATACTAAATACCCTGGACGTACAAAAACCAATTCAGGTGATATCTACTGCAAAAATTGGCAGTATGGGAGATCTTCTAATACATTCGCCTATATTAAGAGCTTTTTGTGACTCTACTTCTCAATCTTACAATTTTGAGAAAATTTTTACATATATAACTCCATACGTAAAAGATCTTGACTACGCAGCTATTGATTTAGAGGGAAGTCTTGCGGGAAGCCGTTTTTCTGGATATCCTTTATTTAGATGCCCTGACAATATGATTGATTCTGCTAAAGCTTCTGGGTTTAAATTATTTCTCACTGCAAACAATCATTCCAATGATGCAGGTGAAAAGGGATTTTTTAGAACTATTGAGATATTAAGGCAAAAAAATGTAGATTTTATCGGTACACGAGGTAATGTATCCGACAAAAATTACATAATTCAAGATATAAACGGAATACGCGTTGCAATGGTAAATTACACTTATGGAACAATAAACGACAACGGTATTGCAAGCGTTAATGGACTTAGCTTAAGCAAAGAAACCAGTCCTCTAATCAACGTATTTGACTACAATCGCCTTGATAAATTCTATAGTGAACAGGAAAAATTGCTTGAACGTATTAGAAAAGATAATGCACATGCTATAGTCTATTTCATGCACTGGGGATCTGAATATCAAACAGAAGAGAACAACTTTCAGCGCTCCATTGCAAAAAAATTATCTGACCTTGGTGTTGATGTTATAGTGGGAGGACATCCTCATGTAATTCAACCTATAGACATAATTCATTCAGATTTGTCAAATAAAGATACCGTTTGTATATATTCTTTGGGTAACGCTGTATCAAATCAACGTAAATCCCTAATGGATCTTAAAACCGGTCACACAGAAGATGGAGTTTTATTTTCTTTTACATTTACAAAGTACAGTGACGATTCTGTTATGTTGACTTCTGTTGATGTTATGCCTACTTGGGTCAATTTATACGTAGAACAAGAAAAACATACGTATCAAATTATACCCTTAGACAAACAAAAAGATTGGGCAACACAATTTAATATGTCTTCCCAATCATGTGAAATGGCCCAAAAATCCTACGATAGAACTATGGACATTGTTTCGCAAGGATTAACCAAAGCCAAGGATATAATTAATAAAAATGTTATAGACACACATCCCAATTTACATGAATAA